From a single Collibacillus ludicampi genomic region:
- a CDS encoding sigma-54 interaction domain-containing protein translates to MIALYKFNKPLEVQLSFLLREYGHEPALFYSVKSLLDQMMKPMVVITPIVWAKELESLPIPVLSVSIHLADLEREIVLCSGCRDAIRKAVIVASAEEIKRLKEEFRISGKVGEGIIPYSLDFLTQDQLVKLDSDSHEMYFMPAWGKMLSWDQKWEKKFHLVSPSLSYLFSVVQQACSLLTFTEKAIRERYQLEAIVHSSHDGVIAVDKQGNITLVNHHAKKMLGLPEEVLGQKITDFIPHSDMVRVLRTGKKELGDLAVLQDKHIVINRFPVIINGTVVGAVSNFKQITDIQKMEMKLRKMLHESGLEARYRISDIVGSSQEIQFAKEQAVLFAETEATVLITGESGTGKEMFAQGIHLASARSLGPFVAVNCAALPESLLESELFGYEEGSFTGARKGGKAGLFELAHGGTLFLDEIGEMPLRIQAILLRVLQEKKVRRVGGERVIPVDVRIIAATNRDLKEEIEQQRFRSDLYYRINVLTLDLPPLRERIGDIPDLVRSIVSQLNEQREKKIDKISTDIFSLLMDYHWPGNIRELRNVIERMVLLEKGSELTMRSAAFFVQKIQKNRLHSIRENELSLKTVEMELIRRALEKYQNNKTKAAQSLGMDRSTLWRKIKEYNL, encoded by the coding sequence ATGATTGCCTTATATAAGTTCAACAAGCCTTTAGAGGTTCAGCTTTCTTTTTTGTTGAGAGAATATGGGCACGAACCAGCTCTTTTTTACTCCGTTAAGTCTCTGTTAGACCAGATGATGAAACCTATGGTGGTGATTACTCCTATTGTATGGGCGAAAGAATTGGAATCCTTACCCATTCCAGTTCTGTCGGTTTCGATCCATCTGGCGGATTTGGAAAGAGAAATTGTGTTGTGTAGCGGGTGTAGGGACGCGATCCGTAAAGCTGTGATTGTGGCCTCTGCTGAGGAAATAAAAAGACTGAAAGAGGAATTCCGGATATCCGGGAAAGTTGGAGAAGGTATTATTCCTTATTCTTTGGATTTTTTAACACAGGATCAACTAGTCAAATTGGACAGCGATTCACATGAGATGTATTTTATGCCGGCTTGGGGAAAGATGCTTTCATGGGACCAGAAGTGGGAAAAGAAATTTCACTTGGTTTCCCCTTCCTTATCTTATTTGTTTTCCGTCGTCCAGCAAGCCTGTTCCCTGTTAACTTTTACGGAGAAAGCCATTCGCGAAAGATATCAATTAGAAGCGATCGTGCATTCATCCCATGATGGAGTCATAGCAGTGGACAAGCAGGGAAATATAACGCTTGTCAATCACCATGCGAAGAAGATGTTGGGGCTACCTGAGGAAGTGTTGGGGCAGAAAATCACGGATTTTATACCTCATTCAGACATGGTTCGAGTCCTTAGGACCGGGAAAAAGGAACTAGGGGATCTGGCGGTATTACAGGATAAGCATATCGTAATTAACCGATTTCCAGTTATTATAAATGGTACCGTTGTGGGTGCAGTATCCAATTTTAAGCAAATCACCGATATTCAGAAGATGGAGATGAAACTCCGCAAGATGCTTCACGAAAGTGGACTGGAAGCCCGCTACCGAATCAGCGATATTGTTGGTTCCTCGCAGGAAATCCAGTTCGCAAAAGAGCAGGCCGTTTTATTTGCTGAAACCGAGGCAACTGTGCTGATAACAGGAGAATCTGGAACGGGAAAGGAGATGTTTGCCCAGGGCATTCATCTGGCCAGTGCCAGATCGCTCGGCCCGTTTGTGGCCGTGAACTGTGCCGCATTACCGGAAAGTCTCTTGGAAAGTGAATTATTTGGGTACGAAGAGGGTTCATTTACCGGAGCCAGAAAAGGAGGAAAGGCCGGCCTATTCGAATTGGCCCATGGTGGCACGCTCTTTCTCGATGAAATAGGCGAGATGCCGCTTCGGATTCAAGCGATTCTGCTGCGCGTCCTTCAGGAAAAAAAGGTTCGCCGTGTGGGCGGGGAACGGGTCATTCCGGTGGATGTGCGTATCATCGCGGCGACCAACCGGGATCTAAAGGAGGAGATTGAGCAACAACGTTTCCGTTCAGATTTGTATTACCGAATCAATGTGCTTACTTTGGATCTCCCTCCTCTCCGAGAACGGATTGGGGATATTCCCGATCTTGTCAGAAGTATAGTGAGCCAATTAAATGAGCAACGAGAAAAGAAAATTGATAAGATTTCGACCGATATCTTTTCTCTTCTCATGGATTATCATTGGCCGGGAAACATTCGTGAATTAAGGAATGTCATAGAGCGGATGGTTTTATTAGAAAAAGGATCTGAATTAACGATGAGAAGTGCGGCATTTTTTGTTCAGAAAATCCAAAAGAACCGATTGCACAGCATACGGGAAAACGAGTTGAGCTTGAAGACGGTGGAAATGGAGCTGATACGCCGCGCTCTTGAAAAATACCAAAATAATAAGACGAAGGCAGCCCAATCATTGGGGATGGATCGCTCTACTCTATGGAGGAAGATCAAGGAATATAACCTGTAA
- a CDS encoding acyl-ACP desaturase, whose product MLTNDLDFRLEPRLKELYEQHKVRAKKIDWSYHEFLPWDKGIDFKRVPWDQSQVTLPSGIITAVETALLTEVNLPWFTTYLSETFKGSLSVITDFIHTWTSEEDQHSNLLETYLLLTRNVNPNRLHELRKQVLEDGFEPDFHTPIEAMAYTTLQELATMVFYNNVAKIAGNHDRELATLLHRLAKDETLHYAFYRDVIRAHLELEPNYCYHIANVIIHFKMPGAVMPDFENRMGIIAREANYGPLQYFDQVLDVVVDYWGLRDLRPIAPEAEQARLQILEYHARLKRVRDRYGKVNTSMPRDS is encoded by the coding sequence ATGTTAACAAATGATTTGGATTTTCGTTTAGAACCACGTTTGAAAGAGCTGTATGAACAACATAAAGTGCGAGCCAAGAAGATAGACTGGAGCTACCATGAGTTTTTGCCCTGGGATAAAGGGATCGATTTCAAACGAGTTCCGTGGGATCAAAGCCAAGTTACATTGCCTTCCGGAATTATCACTGCTGTCGAAACTGCATTGTTGACCGAAGTCAATTTACCTTGGTTTACAACTTACCTTTCTGAAACGTTTAAGGGATCTCTCTCTGTGATCACAGATTTTATTCATACATGGACATCAGAAGAGGATCAACATTCTAATTTATTGGAAACCTATCTTTTACTGACTCGTAATGTAAACCCTAATCGATTGCACGAACTGCGAAAACAGGTACTTGAAGACGGATTTGAACCCGATTTCCATACACCGATAGAAGCCATGGCGTATACGACTTTGCAGGAACTTGCAACAATGGTGTTTTACAATAACGTTGCAAAGATAGCGGGTAATCATGATAGAGAACTTGCCACTTTATTGCATCGCCTTGCCAAAGATGAGACACTTCATTACGCTTTTTACAGGGATGTCATTCGTGCACATCTCGAACTGGAACCGAATTATTGTTACCACATTGCAAATGTCATCATTCATTTTAAAATGCCAGGTGCCGTAATGCCCGATTTTGAAAACCGGATGGGCATTATTGCAAGGGAAGCCAATTACGGGCCGCTTCAATATTTTGACCAGGTTCTTGATGTTGTTGTTGATTATTGGGGATTACGTGATTTACGTCCGATTGCACCTGAAGCCGAACAGGCAAGATTACAAATTTTAGAATACCATGCAAGGCTTAAAAGAGTCCGTGACCGTTATGGAAAGGTCAACACTTCAATGCCAAGAGACAGCTAA
- a CDS encoding MBL fold metallo-hydrolase, whose amino-acid sequence MQIDTSISTTVAGIHKLVIPTPFAVGPVNVYIVEGEAVTLFDVGPKTEEAWDSFTSQLKQVGFSLNDIDQVILTHHHVDHCGLLDILLEKRDIPVFGHPLGVPWVEQNDEFLRWHRNYFTEFYLKMGVEKGLLADTDRYYQMLDRLSCRVRLSNTLREGDQIPGMEGWKVYETPGHAQSHLVFHRESDGVLLGGDHIIKHISSNAILESPLRRGEERPKTLLQYRESLLRCKHLDVTIVFSGHGDEVHDMQALIDRRIQEQEVRAQKIRGWLVHEPLTPYQICQRMFPGVYQKELALTMSEVIGYLDLLIEQDRITEEQSGGLFRYKAL is encoded by the coding sequence TTGCAGATAGATACGTCAATCAGTACAACCGTTGCAGGAATTCATAAATTGGTGATTCCGACTCCTTTCGCTGTAGGACCTGTAAATGTTTACATTGTCGAAGGAGAAGCAGTTACATTATTTGATGTTGGGCCGAAAACAGAGGAAGCCTGGGATTCATTTACCAGTCAATTGAAACAAGTGGGTTTTTCTCTGAATGATATTGACCAGGTGATTCTGACCCACCATCATGTGGATCACTGTGGACTTTTGGATATTCTCTTGGAAAAGAGAGATATTCCTGTTTTTGGACATCCCCTTGGGGTGCCGTGGGTCGAGCAGAATGACGAGTTCTTACGCTGGCACCGAAATTATTTCACTGAGTTTTATCTGAAAATGGGAGTGGAAAAGGGATTGCTGGCTGATACTGACAGGTATTATCAAATGTTGGACAGACTTTCTTGCAGGGTACGGTTAAGCAATACATTGCGGGAAGGTGATCAAATCCCTGGGATGGAGGGATGGAAGGTGTATGAAACCCCTGGCCACGCCCAGTCTCACTTAGTTTTTCACAGAGAAAGTGACGGAGTGCTGCTGGGAGGGGATCATATTATCAAGCATATATCATCGAATGCAATTCTCGAATCTCCCTTAAGACGTGGGGAAGAGCGACCCAAAACATTGCTTCAATACCGGGAATCGCTGCTCCGGTGCAAACACCTGGATGTGACCATCGTTTTTTCCGGTCATGGCGACGAGGTTCATGATATGCAGGCGTTGATCGATCGTCGAATACAGGAGCAGGAAGTAAGAGCGCAAAAGATAAGAGGTTGGCTGGTTCATGAACCTCTCACGCCGTATCAAATCTGTCAACGAATGTTCCCTGGAGTATACCAAAAAGAATTAGCCTTGACCATGTCTGAAGTGATCGGTTATCTTGATTTACTGATTGAACAGGATCGAATTACAGAAGAACAATCGGGTGGCCTGTTTAGGTACAAAGCGTTATAA
- a CDS encoding GNAT family N-acetyltransferase: MEVVISQASREDFPAMIQLADLTLPDRMNVHELKKYFELFPELIFKGTHNGELIGFCCAGINMYQTTGWLMFSSVAEGFRGRGIGKRFIETRLLALKQFPHLREVLVTVGETNFSSIRALESFGFRLRYIDKDYYGPGKSRKILELPASSLPLPNALLSKSNTAIDGSDFHKIPVHNL; encoded by the coding sequence ATGGAAGTTGTCATCTCCCAGGCAAGCCGGGAAGACTTCCCTGCTATGATTCAATTGGCCGATCTGACGTTACCCGACCGCATGAATGTACACGAACTCAAGAAGTATTTTGAACTGTTTCCCGAACTCATTTTTAAAGGGACACATAACGGAGAACTGATCGGGTTTTGTTGCGCAGGGATCAATATGTATCAGACCACCGGATGGCTGATGTTCAGCAGTGTAGCTGAAGGATTCAGAGGCAGAGGAATCGGCAAGCGTTTCATTGAGACCCGTTTACTCGCACTCAAGCAATTTCCTCATTTGCGCGAAGTGCTCGTTACAGTTGGTGAAACCAATTTTTCTTCGATACGGGCATTAGAATCATTTGGCTTTCGTCTCAGATATATAGATAAGGATTATTACGGTCCGGGAAAGAGCCGTAAGATTCTCGAACTGCCCGCTTCATCTCTCCCTCTTCCAAACGCTCTTTTATCCAAAAGTAATACTGCAATTGATGGCAGTGATTTCCATAAAATCCCTGTACATAACCTCTAA